In one window of Streptomyces sp. NBC_00193 DNA:
- a CDS encoding ATP-binding domain-containing protein, whose translation MGLRRRRHITTRGREVTALHDEILDLADTERTGHEGTDADAVLLSALDAARTGRMHDIVQTIQAEQDRIIRSTHRGVLVVEGGPGTGKTAVALHRAAYLLYAHRELLAKRGVLIVGPNPAFLGYIGQVLPALGETGVLLATPGELFPGVRATAADRPGAAAVKGRAEMAGILARVVSDRQALPETVPAGSGEDADVVPEPALEIDHDDYGTLLLDRTMAHEARDRARATGLPHNLARPYFAFRIIDALTEQLADRLGADPHGGPNLLGPDDIAQLGKEIATSADVHAAIDTLWPPLTPRQLIADYLAEPTYLPGHEAELIRRTTTGAADWTPADVPLLDEAAELLGVDDTALRAAEERERLERVAYAQGVLDLSAGSDSYEFEDMENEFLAAHDIIDAERMAERQEEADHRSAAERAAADRTWAFGHVIVDEAQELSAMAWRLLMRRCPTRSMTLVGDPAQTGDEAGCGSWQQILAPYVEDRWELVRLAVNYRTPAEIMELAAAVLRARHPGFEPPRSVRSTGRRPRVARTDDLAAAVADAVREGAPAEGRLAVIAPRPLHEALAAALPGVRAGEEPDLTRPVVLLAPRQAKGLEFDTVIVVEPADHEPSDLYVALTRATQTLGVLHTGRLPEGLDEQP comes from the coding sequence ATGGGGCTGCGCCGGCGCCGCCACATCACCACCCGGGGCCGCGAGGTCACCGCCCTGCACGACGAGATCCTCGACCTCGCCGACACCGAACGCACCGGCCACGAGGGGACCGACGCGGACGCCGTGCTGCTCTCCGCGCTCGACGCCGCCCGGACCGGCCGGATGCACGACATCGTGCAGACCATCCAGGCCGAGCAGGACCGCATCATCCGCTCCACCCACCGCGGCGTCCTCGTGGTGGAGGGCGGCCCGGGCACCGGCAAGACCGCCGTGGCCCTGCACCGGGCCGCCTACCTGCTCTACGCCCACCGCGAGCTGCTCGCCAAGCGCGGCGTGCTGATCGTCGGGCCGAACCCGGCCTTCCTCGGCTACATCGGCCAGGTCCTGCCGGCCCTCGGCGAGACCGGGGTCCTGCTCGCCACCCCGGGCGAGCTGTTCCCCGGGGTGCGCGCCACCGCCGCCGACCGCCCCGGCGCCGCCGCCGTCAAGGGGCGCGCGGAGATGGCCGGGATCCTCGCCCGCGTCGTGAGCGACCGGCAGGCGCTGCCGGAGACCGTGCCCGCGGGCAGCGGCGAGGACGCCGACGTGGTGCCCGAACCGGCCCTGGAGATCGACCACGACGACTACGGGACGCTGCTGCTCGACCGGACCATGGCCCACGAGGCCCGCGACCGGGCCCGCGCCACCGGCCTGCCGCACAACCTGGCCCGCCCCTACTTCGCCTTCCGGATCATCGACGCGCTGACCGAACAGCTCGCCGACCGGCTCGGCGCCGACCCCCACGGCGGCCCCAACCTGCTCGGCCCCGACGACATCGCCCAGCTGGGCAAGGAGATCGCGACCAGCGCCGACGTGCACGCGGCCATCGACACGCTGTGGCCCCCGCTCACGCCCCGGCAGCTGATCGCCGACTACCTCGCCGAGCCCACGTACCTCCCCGGGCACGAGGCCGAGCTGATCCGGCGTACGACGACGGGCGCGGCGGACTGGACCCCGGCCGACGTCCCGCTGCTCGACGAGGCAGCCGAACTGCTCGGAGTCGACGACACCGCGCTGCGCGCCGCCGAGGAGCGCGAGCGCCTCGAACGCGTCGCGTACGCGCAGGGCGTCCTGGACCTGTCGGCCGGATCGGACTCCTACGAGTTCGAGGACATGGAGAACGAGTTCCTCGCGGCCCACGACATCATCGACGCCGAGCGGATGGCGGAGCGGCAGGAGGAGGCCGACCACCGCAGCGCGGCCGAACGGGCCGCCGCCGACCGCACCTGGGCCTTCGGGCACGTCATCGTGGACGAGGCGCAGGAACTGTCCGCCATGGCCTGGCGCCTGCTCATGAGGCGCTGCCCGACCCGTTCCATGACGCTGGTGGGCGACCCCGCCCAGACCGGCGACGAGGCCGGATGCGGGTCCTGGCAGCAGATCCTGGCGCCCTACGTGGAAGACCGCTGGGAGCTCGTGCGCCTCGCGGTCAACTACCGCACGCCCGCCGAGATCATGGAGCTGGCGGCGGCCGTGCTCCGGGCCCGCCACCCGGGCTTCGAGCCGCCGCGCTCGGTCCGTTCCACGGGGCGGCGGCCCCGGGTGGCGCGGACCGACGACCTGGCCGCGGCGGTGGCCGACGCGGTACGGGAGGGCGCGCCGGCCGAAGGACGCCTCGCGGTGATCGCCCCGCGCCCGCTGCACGAGGCGCTGGCGGCCGCGCTGCCCGGCGTGCGGGCGGGGGAGGAGCCCGACCTGACCCGCCCGGTGGTCCTGCTCGCACCGCGGCAGGCCAAGGGCCTGGAGTTCGACACGGTGATCGTCGTGGAACCGGCGGACCACGAGCCCAGCGACCTCTACGTCGCGCTGACGCGCGCGACCCAGACCCTCGGGGTGCTCCATACCGGCCGGCTGCCGGAGGGCCTGGACGAACAGCCGTAG
- a CDS encoding carbonic anhydrase, which yields MSSNTQTPSASSPSRRFLLRSALAGTAAAGSVLGLGSVFPASASEASAEAVDGARPRSPEEALRRLAAGNRRWAAYRQQHPHESRSVRLQVAREQHPFAIVLGCVDSRVPPELVFDQGLGDLLTVRAAGEVLDEAVLGSIAYGVLELDVPLVLVLAHQSCGAVGAAVHADEAGTQLPAHIQYLAEQIRPSIDHGQHGEARVAATIDAHARRTRDRLAAEPDLARRIATGRLAVAVARYDLVDQRVRMLRTE from the coding sequence ATGTCTTCGAACACACAGACGCCTTCCGCCAGTTCGCCCAGCCGTCGCTTCCTCCTGCGCAGCGCCCTGGCCGGCACCGCGGCCGCCGGGTCCGTCCTCGGACTCGGTTCCGTTTTCCCGGCCTCCGCCTCCGAGGCCTCCGCCGAAGCCGTGGACGGGGCCCGTCCCCGGAGTCCGGAGGAGGCGCTGCGCCGCCTGGCGGCCGGCAACCGGCGCTGGGCGGCGTACCGCCAGCAGCACCCGCACGAGTCCCGTTCCGTACGCCTCCAAGTGGCGCGGGAACAGCACCCGTTCGCGATCGTGCTGGGCTGCGTCGACTCCCGGGTGCCGCCGGAGCTCGTCTTCGACCAGGGGCTCGGCGACCTGCTGACCGTGCGCGCGGCGGGGGAGGTGCTGGACGAGGCGGTGCTCGGCAGCATCGCGTACGGGGTCCTGGAGCTCGACGTCCCCCTGGTCCTGGTCCTCGCCCACCAGTCGTGCGGGGCCGTCGGCGCCGCGGTGCACGCCGATGAGGCGGGTACCCAGCTGCCCGCGCACATCCAGTACCTGGCGGAGCAGATCCGGCCCTCCATCGACCACGGCCAGCACGGCGAGGCCCGGGTCGCCGCCACCATCGACGCCCACGCGCGCCGGACCCGGGACCGGCTGGCGGCGGAGCCGGACCTGGCCCGCAGGATAGCCACCGGCCGGCTCGCCGTCGCGGTCGCTCGCTACGACCTGGTCGACCAGAGGGTGCGGATGCTGCGTACCGAGTAA
- a CDS encoding DNA polymerase III subunit alpha, which produces MGDGVHLHAASGYSARYGASHPSDLVKRAVERGVGTLALTDRDTVAGAVRFAKAAVGAGIRPVFGVDVAVAPAAGLGGRAAPAGARPRTPARGGAYVVEPALRVTLLARDAGGWARLCRLVSAAHEGGVHGGAGEGAGAARAGAASAGALPAAPAPAPPVVSWSVLERYADQGLVVMLGPVSEPVRALAAGRPDLAERLLAPWREIAGPGLRLEVLWYGLPGTGPGSLRLAARTLGLADRLGIPAVLTNAVRYADPAQHRIADVLDSARLLRPVDRRRLDCGERWLKGPDAMAYAAERIAAATGPATGSGAASDPARAAELLAETARTAELCTVDPVADLGIGIGPAPARSSFPEPQSVGAGPGPDEAAALLRRRCAEGMFARGLDRDPQAVRRLEYELGVIGKLGFESYFLAVAQVVTDIRAMGIRVAARGSGAGSMVNHALFIATANPLEHHLLFERFLSVRRRSLPDIDLDVESARRLEVYDRIIERFGTERVAVAAMPETYRARHALRDTGLALGLPPQTVDTIAKSFPHIRACDIRGALAELPELKELAAEAASYGPLWELAEGLDALPRGYAMHPCGVILSDATLLDRLPVQPTPGGRYPMVQADKEDVEDLGLVKLDVLGVRMQSAMAHAVAEIRRTTGRQLDLDNPDHVRLDDPDAFELIRQARTVGMFQLESPGQQDLVGRLQPRGVQDVIADISLFRPGPVKGGMPALYIAARHGAAPRYPHPDLEPVLADTYGVTIWHEQIIDIFAVMTGCDRALGEIARRALAGPDRLPRVEAWFRQRAGARGYGREVLDEVWEIVAAFGAYGFCRAHAVAFAVPALQSAWLKAHHPAALYAGLLEHDPGMWPARVIVSDARRHGVPVLPVDINHSAPDHRVEQTADRGWAVRLSLSTVKGTGAEEVARIAAGRPYASLQDFWERARPALPTAERLIRIGALDALRGRLTRRDLLLQVSELHRHTRGRAVDGQLALGGALVTAAPSGLREMTSREALNAEIEVLSIDVSQHLMEHHHRLLREIGAVDSAHLGAMRPGQRVLVAGVRASTQTPPIPSGKRVIFVTLEDGRGLVDIAFFEDSHEACAHTVFHSGLLLVRGTVEARGPRRTVVGEMVWNLEEIAAARRDQGPEAALALLGRADPAPTPAQGAARPRTLANGTSGARLHPYADLQPAGTRAADLKSLGYTSPGSAG; this is translated from the coding sequence ATGGGCGACGGTGTGCACCTTCATGCCGCGAGTGGCTACTCGGCCCGGTACGGTGCCTCGCACCCCTCTGACCTGGTGAAACGGGCTGTCGAGCGGGGCGTCGGGACGCTTGCGCTCACCGATCGCGACACCGTCGCGGGGGCGGTCCGCTTCGCGAAGGCGGCGGTCGGGGCGGGGATCCGTCCGGTGTTCGGGGTCGACGTCGCCGTCGCCCCCGCCGCCGGGCTCGGCGGCCGCGCCGCCCCCGCCGGGGCACGGCCGCGGACGCCCGCGCGGGGTGGTGCGTACGTCGTCGAGCCGGCGCTGCGGGTCACCCTCCTCGCGCGGGACGCCGGCGGATGGGCCCGGCTGTGCCGCCTGGTCTCCGCCGCTCACGAGGGTGGCGTTCACGGGGGAGCGGGTGAGGGTGCGGGCGCGGCCCGCGCCGGTGCCGCTTCTGCCGGTGCCCTCCCCGCAGCCCCCGCCCCCGCCCCGCCCGTCGTGTCCTGGTCCGTGCTGGAGCGCTACGCGGACCAGGGGCTGGTGGTCATGCTCGGCCCCGTGTCCGAGCCCGTGCGCGCCCTCGCGGCCGGCCGGCCCGACCTGGCCGAGCGGCTGCTCGCCCCGTGGCGGGAGATCGCGGGCCCGGGGCTGCGGCTGGAGGTGCTCTGGTACGGGCTCCCCGGCACCGGGCCGGGCTCGCTGCGGCTGGCCGCCCGCACGCTGGGGCTGGCCGACCGGCTCGGCATCCCGGCCGTCCTCACCAACGCCGTCCGCTACGCCGACCCCGCCCAGCACCGCATCGCCGACGTACTGGACTCCGCCCGGCTGCTGCGCCCCGTCGACCGGCGCCGGCTGGACTGCGGCGAGCGCTGGCTGAAGGGGCCGGACGCGATGGCGTACGCCGCCGAGCGGATCGCCGCGGCCACCGGCCCGGCCACCGGCTCGGGCGCCGCCTCGGACCCGGCCCGGGCGGCGGAGCTGCTCGCGGAGACCGCGCGTACGGCGGAGCTGTGCACCGTCGACCCGGTGGCCGACCTCGGCATCGGCATCGGCCCCGCCCCCGCGCGGTCCAGCTTCCCCGAGCCGCAATCGGTGGGCGCCGGACCCGGACCGGACGAGGCCGCGGCCCTGCTGCGCCGGCGCTGCGCGGAGGGGATGTTCGCGCGCGGCCTGGACCGGGACCCGCAGGCGGTCCGGCGGCTGGAGTACGAGCTCGGCGTGATCGGGAAGCTGGGGTTCGAGTCCTACTTCCTGGCGGTCGCCCAGGTCGTCACGGACATCCGGGCCATGGGCATCCGGGTCGCCGCCCGCGGATCCGGCGCCGGGAGCATGGTCAACCACGCCCTCTTCATCGCCACGGCCAATCCCCTCGAACACCACCTGCTCTTCGAACGCTTCCTCAGCGTCCGCCGCCGCTCGCTCCCCGACATCGACCTCGACGTGGAGTCGGCCCGCCGGCTGGAGGTCTACGACCGGATCATCGAGCGGTTCGGCACCGAGCGGGTGGCCGTCGCCGCGATGCCGGAGACCTACCGGGCCCGCCACGCCCTGCGCGACACGGGCCTCGCCCTCGGCCTGCCCCCGCAGACCGTCGACACGATCGCGAAGTCCTTCCCGCACATCCGGGCCTGCGACATCCGCGGCGCCCTCGCCGAGCTCCCCGAGCTCAAGGAACTCGCCGCCGAGGCCGCCTCGTACGGCCCGCTGTGGGAGCTGGCCGAGGGCCTGGACGCCCTGCCGCGCGGCTACGCCATGCACCCCTGCGGAGTGATCCTCTCCGACGCCACCCTCCTGGACCGGCTGCCGGTGCAGCCCACCCCGGGCGGGCGGTACCCGATGGTCCAGGCGGACAAGGAGGACGTCGAGGACCTCGGGCTCGTGAAGCTCGACGTGCTCGGCGTGCGCATGCAGTCGGCGATGGCGCACGCCGTCGCCGAGATCCGCCGCACCACCGGCCGCCAGCTCGACCTCGACAACCCCGACCACGTCCGGCTGGACGACCCCGACGCGTTCGAGCTCATCCGGCAGGCCCGGACCGTGGGCATGTTCCAGCTGGAGAGCCCCGGCCAGCAGGACCTCGTCGGCCGCCTCCAGCCGCGCGGGGTCCAGGACGTCATCGCCGACATCAGCCTGTTCCGGCCCGGGCCGGTCAAGGGCGGCATGCCCGCCCTCTACATCGCCGCCCGCCACGGCGCCGCCCCCCGCTACCCGCACCCCGACCTCGAACCGGTCCTCGCCGACACCTACGGCGTGACCATCTGGCACGAGCAGATCATCGACATCTTCGCGGTGATGACCGGCTGCGACCGGGCGCTCGGCGAGATCGCCCGCCGCGCCCTCGCGGGCCCCGACCGGCTGCCCCGGGTGGAGGCGTGGTTCCGGCAGCGGGCCGGCGCCCGCGGCTACGGCCGGGAGGTGCTCGACGAGGTGTGGGAGATCGTCGCCGCGTTCGGCGCGTACGGGTTCTGCCGCGCGCACGCCGTCGCCTTCGCCGTGCCCGCCCTCCAGTCGGCCTGGCTCAAGGCCCACCATCCCGCGGCCCTCTACGCCGGGCTGCTGGAGCACGACCCCGGCATGTGGCCCGCCCGGGTCATCGTCTCCGACGCCCGCCGCCACGGCGTGCCCGTGCTCCCCGTGGACATCAACCACTCCGCGCCCGACCACCGCGTCGAGCAGACGGCGGACAGGGGCTGGGCAGTACGGCTCTCGCTGTCGACGGTGAAGGGAACCGGCGCCGAGGAAGTGGCCCGCATCGCCGCCGGCCGGCCCTACGCCTCGCTGCAGGACTTCTGGGAGCGGGCCCGCCCTGCGCTCCCGACCGCCGAGCGCCTGATCCGGATCGGCGCCCTCGACGCCCTGCGCGGCCGCCTCACCCGCCGCGACCTCCTCCTCCAGGTCTCCGAGCTCCACCGCCACACCCGGGGGCGCGCGGTCGACGGACAACTCGCCCTCGGCGGCGCACTCGTCACCGCCGCACCGTCGGGGCTGCGGGAGATGACCAGCCGCGAAGCCCTCAACGCCGAGATCGAGGTCCTGTCCATCGACGTCTCCCAGCACCTGATGGAGCACCACCACCGGCTGCTCCGCGAGATCGGCGCCGTCGACTCCGCCCACCTGGGCGCGATGCGCCCCGGGCAGCGGGTCCTGGTCGCCGGAGTCCGCGCCTCGACGCAGACACCGCCGATCCCTTCGGGCAAGAGGGTCATCTTCGTGACGCTGGAAGACGGCCGCGGCCTCGTCGACATCGCGTTCTTCGAAGACAGCCACGAGGCCTGCGCCCACACGGTCTTCCACTCCGGTCTGCTCCTGGTCCGCGGCACCGTCGAGGCCCGGGGACCGCGCCGCACCGTGGTCGGCGAGATGGTCTGGAACCTCGAGGAGATCGCGGCCGCCCGCCGCGACCAGGGCCCCGAGGCCGCACTCGCCCTGCTCGGCCGCGCCGACCCGGCCCCCACGCCCGCCCAGGGCGCCGCCCGGCCGCGCACCCTCGCCAACGGCACCAGCGGAGCCCGCCTCCACCCGTACGCGGACCTCCAGCCCGCCGGCACCCGCGCCGCCGACCTGAAGTCCCTCGGCTACACCAGCCCCGGCTCGGCGGGGTGA
- a CDS encoding aminoglycoside phosphotransferase family protein, with the protein MTDSEIEITADVIYELLQEQHPDLAGLAIREVAGGWDNQQWRLGDELAVRMPRTERAPDLQRKECRWLPVLAPRLPLPVPNPVRIGEPSARFPKPWTVMTWVPGEPLDYASISRVDHAADTLAGFLRALHVEAPADAPVSEDRGDHPQKCTDGFDHFFRAVVPDDLADAVRAVWDDAVAAPEWEGPPLWVHGDLHPANVVVSDGTLSGVIDFGDMFAGDPVWDLAAAWVILPAGAASRFFDVYAHADRATIRRARGLAALKSLFLMLMGQNGDRGLPGGKPTWGPAGRAALDRVLQPA; encoded by the coding sequence ATGACCGACTCCGAGATCGAGATCACCGCAGACGTGATCTACGAACTGCTTCAGGAGCAGCATCCGGACCTTGCAGGGCTGGCCATCCGCGAGGTGGCGGGCGGGTGGGACAACCAGCAGTGGCGGCTTGGGGACGAGTTGGCCGTGCGCATGCCGCGTACGGAACGTGCCCCGGACCTTCAGCGCAAGGAATGCCGGTGGCTGCCCGTCTTGGCTCCGCGCCTGCCGCTTCCGGTCCCGAACCCCGTGCGGATCGGTGAACCGTCTGCACGCTTCCCGAAGCCCTGGACGGTCATGACGTGGGTTCCGGGCGAGCCGCTGGACTACGCCTCGATCAGCCGTGTCGACCACGCGGCCGACACCCTGGCGGGCTTCCTCAGGGCGCTCCACGTGGAGGCCCCCGCCGACGCGCCGGTCAGTGAGGACCGCGGCGATCACCCCCAGAAGTGCACGGACGGCTTCGACCACTTCTTCCGTGCCGTCGTCCCCGACGACCTCGCTGACGCCGTCCGGGCCGTCTGGGACGACGCCGTCGCGGCGCCGGAGTGGGAGGGTCCGCCGCTCTGGGTGCACGGCGACCTGCATCCGGCGAACGTCGTCGTCTCGGACGGGACGCTCTCGGGCGTGATCGACTTCGGTGACATGTTCGCCGGTGATCCGGTGTGGGACCTCGCGGCCGCATGGGTGATTCTGCCCGCGGGCGCCGCCTCTCGGTTCTTCGACGTGTACGCGCACGCGGACAGGGCGACGATCCGGCGCGCCCGCGGGCTGGCTGCTCTGAAAAGCCTGTTCCTCATGCTGATGGGCCAGAACGGAGATCGGGGCCTCCCTGGCGGCAAGCCCACGTGGGGACCCGCGGGCCGGGCAGCGCTCGATCGTGTTCTTCAGCCTGCTTAG